The following coding sequences are from one Streptomyces angustmyceticus window:
- a CDS encoding type I restriction endonuclease subunit R, with translation MAVRGTVERDEAELPLLTHLKKMGWRHIPGPDLQSAEQRAYGDIFLAERTMSAVRRTNRLPGAAHGWMSQTDALRSLDRLKQAARNVVTRTLEEANEEVTTLLLHGVLEKGPDERDVKVQFADWGTEALEGSREEALARNDFLVVDQLCVRDADGKDVFLDLVLFVNGIPVVVIECKSPDRQDPLGEAIRDLRGYTGRPLDDGIRERGSIPRGAPEFFAPVQLLVAADGKNAVLGTISSEEEHYALWRSTEPDYEKLDVLREELRGWKLLGPEEQPTLQHQLTAMVLKPQNLLNIIRHYVFEMPLKSRKGAKGSKGAGARPVGKAGAGISAQKAKTAKVVCRHQQYRATEKIVRKLRTGRSLLDPGAERDERGGVIWHTQGAGKSFTMKFLARRLHMSRDPELNQITLVAITDRRDLQRQLKKSVALSGSEVRQATSRADLEGMLRRAGKHGGRAVIFATIQKFLGDLPGIPRETEGADGVGAEASDEPERSPGTAAGAADGEEQSLTAKFERARDRIDAGASPEEVADPSPDEKTLKDAARIFPECSDSVKVLVLVDEAHRSHTSVLHACLRKALPNAARVGFTGTPLMQGRLSDTGRIFGLEPSREPGGKPAFLDTYRMDEAEKDKVIVPVRYEGRATSAEVREKQKLDECFADLIEPLDEAERQRIRDAYGTPSGRDVAESAPLIRSKAYNMLAHYVTGPLTGGFKAQLAVVSRRAAVWYRHALRDARAQLLAEVQEFDGSGRREALRGRAPESYTEEEMRLLRAWQYQAVLRRMDFVPVISAGSERKAGTWREWTDETCQRDHIERFLQPFPELPPDNPWMVTHVPEPDPVIAGRVASMNPWSELPPHNGAEDGEPPIAFLIVKSMLLTGFDAPIEQALYLDRPIQDAELLQAIARVNRPAPEKKEGLVVDYYGVLNNLGTTLAAYRNDPPVVASLRDLAEEARNMGHAAEEVAGFFAGAGIDKEDLGMRGGLSRAVLALHDPARRADFDRRLGTFLDAVDRVLPHEKALEHLADVRRWSVLQMRVRRHYRDAPGGGFSMRGYGRKVRALIADHLEVQKIEQVIAPVSILAPDFDEIVDRLPVREAAAEQVQALRYHLEERIERDQEGSTVYRQLSEELERVLQEFEGRWEDIRREVGPLVERARRAEEADPEAAGLSAMEQRLYVLLKEKLEQDSRFDDPTQDLLRRLVVEVKDVIVGYVTRASFAAEAAHVTELDAHIWQCLRTSGLRPSSGNRSALGELSERLAAFGAEKHADFRAEGRRQ, from the coding sequence AACGTGGTCACACGGACGCTCGAAGAGGCCAACGAGGAAGTCACCACGTTGCTGCTGCACGGTGTCCTGGAGAAGGGGCCCGACGAGCGCGACGTGAAGGTGCAGTTCGCCGACTGGGGAACGGAGGCGCTCGAAGGCAGCCGGGAAGAGGCGCTGGCGCGCAACGACTTCCTCGTCGTCGACCAGCTGTGCGTCCGCGACGCCGATGGCAAGGACGTGTTTCTCGATCTGGTGCTGTTCGTCAACGGCATCCCGGTCGTGGTGATCGAGTGCAAGTCTCCCGACCGGCAGGATCCTCTGGGCGAGGCCATCCGGGACCTGCGGGGTTATACGGGCAGGCCGTTGGATGACGGCATACGGGAGCGTGGAAGCATCCCGCGTGGCGCTCCGGAGTTCTTCGCGCCCGTACAGCTGCTGGTGGCCGCCGACGGCAAGAACGCGGTGCTCGGGACGATCTCGTCCGAGGAGGAGCATTACGCGCTGTGGCGGAGCACCGAGCCGGACTACGAAAAGCTGGACGTACTCCGGGAGGAGCTGCGCGGCTGGAAGCTGCTCGGACCCGAGGAGCAGCCCACGCTTCAGCACCAGTTGACCGCGATGGTGCTGAAGCCGCAGAACCTGCTCAACATCATCCGTCACTACGTCTTCGAGATGCCGCTCAAGAGCCGGAAGGGCGCGAAGGGCAGCAAGGGCGCGGGGGCGCGGCCGGTCGGCAAGGCCGGCGCCGGGATCTCCGCGCAGAAGGCGAAGACCGCCAAGGTGGTCTGCCGGCACCAGCAGTACCGGGCCACGGAGAAGATCGTCCGCAAGCTGCGTACCGGCCGGAGCCTGCTGGACCCGGGCGCGGAGCGGGACGAGCGCGGTGGCGTGATCTGGCACACGCAGGGCGCGGGGAAGAGCTTCACGATGAAGTTCCTGGCCAGGCGGCTGCACATGAGCCGGGACCCGGAGCTGAACCAGATCACCCTCGTGGCAATCACCGACCGCAGGGATCTCCAGCGGCAGCTCAAGAAGTCCGTCGCGCTGAGCGGCAGCGAGGTACGGCAGGCGACGTCCCGGGCGGACCTGGAGGGGATGCTGCGACGGGCCGGGAAACACGGCGGCCGGGCGGTGATCTTCGCGACCATCCAGAAGTTCCTCGGCGACCTCCCGGGGATTCCCCGGGAGACGGAGGGCGCGGACGGCGTCGGCGCGGAGGCTTCGGACGAGCCGGAGCGGAGCCCGGGTACGGCTGCGGGCGCGGCTGACGGTGAGGAGCAGTCGCTCACCGCGAAATTCGAGCGTGCGCGGGACCGTATCGACGCCGGTGCGAGCCCCGAGGAAGTGGCGGATCCGTCGCCGGACGAAAAGACGCTGAAGGACGCCGCACGGATCTTCCCCGAGTGCAGTGACTCGGTGAAGGTGCTGGTCCTGGTCGACGAGGCACACCGCTCGCACACCTCCGTCCTGCACGCCTGTCTGCGCAAGGCGCTGCCGAACGCCGCCCGGGTCGGTTTCACCGGTACCCCGCTGATGCAGGGGCGGCTGTCCGACACCGGCCGGATCTTCGGGCTGGAGCCGAGCCGGGAGCCGGGCGGCAAGCCCGCATTCCTCGACACCTACCGGATGGACGAGGCGGAGAAGGACAAGGTGATCGTTCCGGTCCGCTACGAGGGACGCGCCACCTCGGCTGAAGTCCGGGAGAAGCAGAAGCTGGACGAGTGCTTCGCCGACCTCATCGAGCCGCTGGACGAAGCGGAGCGGCAGCGCATACGGGATGCGTACGGAACGCCTTCGGGCCGGGACGTGGCCGAGTCCGCGCCGCTGATCCGGAGCAAGGCGTACAACATGCTCGCCCACTATGTGACGGGGCCGCTCACCGGAGGCTTCAAGGCGCAGCTGGCGGTCGTCAGCAGGCGTGCGGCCGTGTGGTACCGGCACGCGCTGAGGGATGCCCGGGCGCAACTCCTCGCGGAGGTCCAGGAGTTCGACGGGTCCGGTCGGCGCGAGGCGCTGCGGGGGCGCGCCCCCGAGTCGTACACCGAGGAGGAAATGCGGCTGCTGCGTGCCTGGCAGTACCAGGCGGTGCTGCGACGGATGGACTTCGTCCCCGTCATCTCCGCCGGATCGGAGCGGAAGGCGGGCACCTGGCGGGAGTGGACCGACGAGACCTGCCAGCGCGACCACATCGAGCGCTTCCTCCAGCCGTTCCCGGAGCTGCCGCCGGACAACCCGTGGATGGTCACGCACGTACCGGAACCCGACCCGGTGATCGCCGGACGGGTCGCCAGCATGAACCCCTGGAGCGAACTTCCCCCGCACAACGGGGCGGAAGACGGTGAGCCCCCGATCGCCTTCCTGATCGTGAAGTCCATGCTGCTCACCGGCTTCGACGCGCCGATCGAGCAGGCGCTGTATCTGGACCGGCCGATCCAGGATGCCGAGCTCCTGCAGGCGATCGCCCGCGTCAACCGGCCCGCCCCCGAGAAGAAGGAAGGGCTGGTCGTCGACTACTACGGCGTCCTGAACAACCTGGGCACCACCCTCGCCGCGTACCGGAACGATCCGCCTGTGGTCGCCTCACTGCGGGACCTGGCCGAGGAGGCACGGAACATGGGGCACGCGGCCGAGGAGGTCGCGGGGTTCTTCGCTGGGGCGGGGATCGACAAGGAAGATCTCGGCATGCGGGGTGGCCTCTCGCGCGCGGTGCTCGCCCTGCACGACCCGGCTCGGCGGGCCGATTTCGACCGGCGGCTGGGAACTTTCCTGGACGCGGTGGACCGCGTCTTGCCTCATGAGAAGGCGCTTGAACACCTCGCGGACGTCCGTCGCTGGAGCGTCCTCCAGATGCGGGTGCGCCGGCACTACCGGGACGCCCCGGGCGGCGGCTTCTCGATGCGCGGGTACGGCCGGAAGGTCCGCGCGCTGATCGCCGACCATCTGGAGGTCCAGAAGATCGAGCAGGTCATCGCACCCGTTTCGATTCTGGCTCCGGATTTCGACGAGATCGTGGACCGACTGCCGGTACGGGAGGCCGCGGCCGAACAGGTGCAGGCCCTCCGGTACCACTTGGAGGAGCGGATCGAGCGGGATCAGGAGGGCAGCACGGTCTACCGGCAGCTGTCCGAAGAGCTGGAGCGGGTCCTGCAAGAGTTCGAGGGGCGCTGGGAGGACATCAGGCGGGAGGTGGGCCCCCTGGTCGAGCGCGCCCGGCGAGCGGAAGAGGCGGATCCCGAGGCGGCCGGTCTGTCGGCGATGGAACAGCGGCTGTACGTGCTCCTGAAAGAGAAGCTGGAGCAGGACTCGCGCTTCGATGATCCGACGCAGGATCTCCTCCGCCGGCTCGTCGTCGAGGTCAAGGACGTGATCGTCGGCTATGTCACCCGTGCCTCCTTCGCGGCGGAGGCCGCTCACGTCACCGAGCTCGACGCGCACATCTGGCAGTGCCTGCGCACGTCGGGGTTGCGTCCGAGCAGCGGAAACCGTTCCGCGCTCGGGGAGCTGTCGGAGCGTCTGGCGGCGTTCGGTGCCGAGAAGCATGCGGACTTCCGAGCCGAGGGCAGGCGACAATAG
- a CDS encoding M48 family metallopeptidase: MSRPSAPAAEDPCDERLAEGQTLVVDGLSLRVRVSARRARLGLTVERDASLTLRTPEDCRLRRAEKFVRDNRPWIESKLLLSEERRQLHPVRSLYDGEIHRYLGRDYPLLLVDGPAGQEDDGQGRSDAPVRLVAGRLRLSRSVAADPQQARKAIAAWYSRAGQRWMRGRLQPWAARMDVAEPPVEVRDLGHRWGTYRAGPDGSGRVALHWAVFQLPIHLIDYVVAHELAHVRVAGHGPDYWRLLGRALPECRRLKAELDELGRRVWMGDVGTQP, from the coding sequence GTGTCCCGCCCGTCTGCCCCTGCCGCCGAGGATCCCTGCGACGAGCGTCTTGCCGAGGGGCAGACGCTCGTCGTGGACGGGCTGTCCCTGCGTGTGCGGGTCAGCGCGCGCCGTGCCCGGCTGGGGCTGACCGTCGAGAGAGACGCCTCGCTCACGTTGCGCACTCCCGAGGACTGCCGCCTTCGCCGGGCCGAGAAGTTCGTCCGGGACAACAGGCCGTGGATCGAGAGCAAGCTGCTGCTGAGCGAGGAACGACGGCAGTTGCACCCCGTGCGGTCGCTGTACGACGGCGAGATACACCGTTATCTCGGGCGGGACTACCCGCTGCTGCTCGTGGACGGGCCGGCGGGTCAAGAGGACGACGGCCAGGGCCGGTCGGATGCGCCGGTGCGCCTGGTGGCGGGCCGGCTGCGGCTGAGCAGGTCGGTGGCCGCAGACCCGCAGCAGGCGCGGAAGGCCATCGCCGCCTGGTACAGCAGAGCGGGTCAGCGTTGGATGCGGGGCCGGTTGCAGCCGTGGGCTGCACGTATGGACGTGGCCGAGCCGCCTGTAGAAGTCCGGGACCTGGGCCACCGGTGGGGGACTTACCGCGCCGGGCCGGACGGCAGCGGCCGCGTGGCGCTGCACTGGGCCGTCTTCCAGCTGCCGATCCATCTCATCGACTACGTGGTCGCCCATGAACTGGCCCATGTCCGGGTGGCAGGACACGGACCTGATTACTGGCGGTTGTTGGGCAGAGCGTTGCCGGAGTGCCGCCGTTTGAAGGCTGAGCTGGACGAGCTGGGACGGCGTGTGTGGATGGGGGACGTGGGCACGCAGCCGTAG
- a CDS encoding serine/threonine-protein kinase, whose translation MDGLRGLMAGDPQWIGDYRLLSRLGSGGMGRVFLARSEGGRTVAVKLVKAELAAEEEFRDRFRAEVAAARRVGGRWTAPVLDADTEAAVPWVATGYIAGPTLGEVVSGLYGLPGSGGPLPEHSLRRLAYGLSCALRDIHAAGIIHRDLKPSNVLLTIDGPRVIDFGIARALDAVGDRTRTRTGTVLGSPSFMSPEQVRGHRAGPPSDVFCVGSVLAYAATGRQPFGSPDSGFHAVMFKIAQEEPELTGTPDGIRGLILDCLAKDPAARPTPGEIADRLGPVPGGSPAAPWLPAELIASLGQHAVRLLDTDTPPGGRSPAATATRVTPPPGSPPPPSPPAGAAPARRRPGRLPLLAAALAAAGAAVAVPLLSGGADAGRSASDIPARYLGTWSGPVLRDGEPTGGQRRFVITNGTVGEVVANSTSLGTTYECRSDGKLVSVTGHDGHPALRLDTTVVRSVPAGRCAALGEHTLREGRDGTLVWAAAGRTATLHRTGPAEETVPDGYLGTWRRPDDDGRGSLRLTLRRAPAGSTVLTTVAEGRGGRCTAHADFFAARDGGLTVGPSVVDRPAPGCAPDSTSVLRLNGDGTLRREFLGDDEQPRTYSRAE comes from the coding sequence ATGGACGGCCTGCGGGGGCTGATGGCCGGCGATCCTCAGTGGATCGGGGACTACCGGCTGCTCAGCCGTCTCGGCAGCGGCGGGATGGGGCGGGTCTTCCTCGCCCGGTCGGAGGGCGGCCGGACCGTCGCCGTGAAGCTGGTGAAGGCCGAACTCGCCGCGGAGGAGGAGTTCCGGGACCGCTTCCGCGCCGAGGTCGCGGCCGCGCGCCGGGTCGGCGGGCGCTGGACCGCCCCGGTGCTGGACGCCGACACCGAAGCGGCCGTCCCATGGGTCGCCACCGGCTACATCGCGGGCCCCACGCTGGGCGAGGTCGTCAGCGGCCTGTACGGCCTCCCCGGGAGCGGCGGCCCCCTGCCGGAGCACTCGCTGCGGCGGCTGGCGTACGGGCTGTCCTGCGCGCTGCGCGACATCCACGCCGCCGGCATCATTCACCGCGACCTCAAGCCGTCCAACGTGCTGCTGACCATCGACGGGCCGCGGGTCATCGACTTCGGCATCGCGCGGGCCCTGGACGCGGTCGGCGACCGGACCAGGACCCGTACCGGCACGGTGCTCGGCTCGCCCAGCTTCATGTCGCCCGAGCAGGTCCGGGGGCACCGTGCGGGCCCGCCGAGCGACGTCTTCTGCGTGGGGTCGGTGCTGGCGTACGCGGCGACCGGGCGGCAGCCGTTCGGCAGCCCCGACTCGGGCTTCCACGCGGTGATGTTCAAGATCGCGCAGGAGGAGCCCGAGCTGACCGGGACGCCGGACGGCATCCGCGGCCTGATCCTGGACTGCCTGGCCAAGGACCCGGCGGCGCGGCCCACCCCGGGGGAGATCGCCGACCGCCTCGGGCCGGTGCCGGGCGGTTCCCCGGCGGCGCCCTGGCTGCCGGCCGAGCTGATCGCGAGCCTGGGGCAGCACGCCGTGCGCCTCCTGGACACCGACACCCCGCCCGGGGGCCGGTCCCCGGCGGCCACCGCCACCCGCGTCACTCCCCCGCCGGGATCGCCCCCGCCCCCGTCGCCCCCGGCCGGGGCCGCACCGGCCCGCCGCCGCCCCGGCCGGCTCCCGCTGCTCGCCGCCGCGCTCGCCGCGGCCGGCGCCGCCGTCGCGGTCCCGTTGCTGAGCGGCGGCGCGGACGCCGGACGGAGCGCGTCCGACATCCCCGCCCGCTATCTCGGCACCTGGTCGGGCCCGGTGCTGCGGGACGGGGAGCCCACCGGGGGGCAGCGCCGGTTCGTGATCACCAACGGGACGGTCGGCGAGGTGGTCGCCAACAGCACCAGCCTCGGTACGACCTACGAGTGCCGCAGCGACGGCAAGCTGGTGTCCGTCACGGGGCACGACGGGCACCCGGCGCTCCGGCTGGACACCACCGTCGTCCGGTCCGTGCCCGCCGGCCGCTGCGCCGCGCTGGGCGAGCACACCCTCCGGGAGGGCCGCGACGGCACCCTGGTCTGGGCGGCCGCCGGCCGCACCGCGACGCTGCACCGCACCGGCCCGGCGGAGGAGACCGTCCCGGACGGCTACCTCGGCACCTGGCGGCGGCCGGACGACGACGGCCGGGGCAGCCTGCGGCTCACCCTCCGGCGCGCCCCGGCGGGCAGCACGGTGCTCACCACCGTCGCCGAGGGCCGCGGCGGCCGCTGCACGGCGCACGCCGACTTCTTCGCGGCCCGGGACGGCGGGCTGACCGTCGGCCCGTCCGTCGTCGACCGGCCCGCCCCCGGCTGCGCCCCGGACAGCACCTCCGTCCTGCGCCTGAACGGCGACGGCACCCTGCGCCGCGAGTTCCTGGGCGACGACGAACAGCCGCGCACCTACTCCAGGGCGGAGTAG
- a CDS encoding serine/threonine-protein kinase produces MEQPGQTGQRGWQGRAEAPAGLMPLGAQDPPRIGDYRLIGRLGEGGMGRVFLARSDRGRTVAVKLVRAELAGEEEFRARFRREVRAAQQVAGEWTAPVLDADTEAETPWLATGYIAGPSLQQVVGRSGTPLPERTVRILAAGLARALESIHAAGIIHRDLKPSNVLLTIDGPRVIDFGIARALEAVSGNGVTHTGAAIGSPGFMSPEQVRGTPLTPACDVFSLGSVLAYAATGRQPFGTPDSIAHAVMFRVAQEEPDLSEVPEGLRELIAGALAKDPAQRPTPAQLVARAERGGGPAADDEPWLPGALTARLGRHAVELLAAEHPGDRDGTRGTAGDTGPPASLTAVVPAPAARSRRSDAASAPAPARKPSRRRGAALAAGAAALVLAGAGASTVYTLMSADGGGLRSTDAPAGGADRASARAAGLPASYLGTWEATLTHFPDEVRRFTLRQGKAGDIVLTMTATGKDYRCEFAAALAQAGPPVRLGPSTVVSGPDGCSPGSPSTLEMVHGKLRRTSDDGKALTYHRLPDSTKS; encoded by the coding sequence GTGGAACAGCCAGGACAAACGGGGCAGCGGGGATGGCAGGGGCGCGCGGAAGCGCCCGCGGGGCTGATGCCGCTGGGCGCGCAGGACCCGCCGCGGATCGGGGACTACCGCCTGATCGGGCGGCTCGGCGAGGGCGGCATGGGGCGGGTGTTCCTGGCCCGTTCGGACCGCGGCCGGACGGTCGCGGTCAAGCTGGTGCGGGCTGAACTGGCCGGAGAGGAGGAGTTCCGGGCGCGCTTCCGGCGGGAGGTGCGGGCCGCCCAGCAGGTCGCCGGGGAGTGGACCGCGCCCGTGCTGGACGCGGACACCGAGGCCGAGACCCCCTGGCTCGCCACGGGCTACATCGCGGGCCCTTCCCTGCAGCAGGTCGTCGGCCGCAGCGGCACCCCGCTGCCCGAGCGGACGGTACGGATCCTGGCCGCCGGGCTGGCCCGCGCGCTGGAGTCGATCCACGCCGCCGGCATCATCCACCGCGACCTCAAGCCGTCCAACGTGCTGCTCACCATCGACGGACCGCGGGTCATCGACTTCGGCATCGCGCGGGCCCTGGAGGCGGTGTCCGGCAACGGCGTGACGCACACCGGCGCGGCGATCGGCTCGCCGGGCTTCATGTCGCCCGAGCAGGTGCGCGGCACGCCGCTCACCCCGGCCTGCGACGTCTTCAGCCTCGGTTCCGTATTGGCGTACGCGGCGACCGGGCGGCAGCCGTTCGGCACGCCGGACAGCATCGCGCACGCGGTGATGTTCCGCGTCGCCCAGGAGGAGCCCGATCTCTCCGAGGTGCCCGAGGGGCTGCGCGAGCTGATCGCCGGGGCGCTGGCCAAGGACCCGGCACAACGGCCCACGCCCGCGCAGTTGGTGGCGCGGGCGGAGCGCGGCGGCGGTCCTGCGGCGGACGACGAGCCCTGGCTGCCGGGGGCGCTGACCGCCCGGCTGGGGCGGCACGCCGTGGAGCTGCTGGCGGCCGAGCACCCCGGGGACCGCGACGGGACGCGCGGCACCGCCGGCGACACCGGGCCGCCCGCGTCGCTCACCGCCGTCGTGCCCGCACCCGCCGCCCGCTCCCGCCGTTCTGACGCGGCGTCGGCTCCCGCCCCGGCCCGCAAGCCGTCGCGCCGGCGGGGTGCCGCCCTGGCCGCCGGCGCGGCCGCGCTGGTGCTCGCCGGGGCCGGCGCGAGCACCGTGTACACGCTGATGAGCGCGGACGGCGGCGGCCTGCGGTCGACGGACGCCCCGGCCGGCGGCGCGGACCGCGCCAGCGCCAGGGCGGCCGGGCTCCCCGCGTCCTACCTCGGCACCTGGGAGGCGACGCTGACTCACTTCCCCGACGAGGTACGGCGCTTCACCCTCCGGCAGGGCAAGGCCGGGGACATCGTGCTGACGATGACGGCGACCGGGAAGGACTACCGCTGTGAGTTCGCCGCCGCCCTGGCCCAGGCGGGCCCGCCGGTCCGCCTCGGCCCCTCCACCGTGGTCTCCGGTCCCGACGGCTGCTCCCCGGGCTCGCCGAGCACCCTGGAGATGGTCCACGGCAAGCTCCGCCGCACCTCCGACGACGGGAAGGCCCTCACGTACCACAGGCTGCCGGACAGCACGAAGAGCTGA
- a CDS encoding VTC domain-containing protein, protein MIPAVRALARAAMAARPVPLADVQARAALPARFDRRYLVPVEVFAAVAAELTDHRRPGGPFAALCINGRRWFQHRSVHYDTPDLRSFHDHRQGLPVRYTIRERRYEDTGVRQLEIKLRGRRGETVKHRRPLLADAPALGAAPRGFLTAVLDRAYGLPAPTDLGGALETDYTRTTLVADGQRITCDAALRCRDLASGRTVRADGGLVLVETRTTGRPTEADRLLGGHGIPAAAFTRYCGGLSALRPDLAAEHWRRAVRTAFPAAA, encoded by the coding sequence GTGATCCCCGCCGTACGCGCCCTCGCCCGCGCCGCCATGGCCGCACGCCCCGTCCCGCTCGCCGATGTCCAGGCGCGGGCCGCGTTACCCGCCCGCTTCGACCGCCGCTACCTCGTCCCGGTCGAGGTCTTCGCCGCCGTCGCGGCCGAACTCACCGACCACCGCAGGCCGGGCGGCCCGTTCGCGGCGCTGTGCATCAACGGACGCCGCTGGTTCCAGCACCGCTCCGTCCACTACGACACTCCCGACCTGCGGTCCTTCCACGACCACCGGCAGGGCCTGCCGGTGCGCTACACGATCCGCGAGCGGCGCTACGAGGACACCGGGGTGCGGCAGCTGGAGATCAAGCTCCGGGGACGCCGCGGCGAGACGGTCAAGCACCGCAGGCCGCTGCTCGCGGACGCCCCCGCCCTCGGCGCGGCCCCGCGCGGCTTCCTCACCGCCGTACTGGACCGCGCCTACGGCCTCCCGGCCCCCACCGACCTCGGCGGCGCCCTGGAGACCGACTACACCCGCACCACCCTCGTCGCGGACGGCCAGCGCATCACCTGCGACGCGGCGCTGCGCTGCCGGGACCTGGCCTCCGGACGCACGGTGCGCGCCGACGGCGGGCTGGTCCTCGTCGAGACCCGGACCACCGGCCGCCCGACCGAGGCGGACCGGCTGCTCGGCGGTCACGGCATCCCGGCCGCCGCCTTCACCCGGTACTGCGGCGGACTGTCGGCGCTGCGCCCGGACCTGGCCGCCGAGCACTGGCGGCGGGCGGTGCGGACAGCCTTCCCGGCGGCGGCCTGA
- a CDS encoding aspartate aminotransferase family protein has translation MTTTPSASAADPATGAAVKAADRAHVFHSWSAQGLIDPLPIAGAEGSYFWDYDGNRYLDFSSQLVNTNIGHQHPKVVAAIQEQAAKLCTIAPGFAVDVRSEAARLVAERTPGDLDKIFFTNGGAEAVENAVRMARLHTGRAKVLSAYRSYHGATATAINLTGDPRRWPSDTASAGVVHFWGPFLYRSAFHAETQEQECERALAHLEQTIAFEGPQSIAAIILETVPGTAGIMVPPAGYLAGVREICDRHGIVFILDEVMAGFGRTGHWFAADHFGVTPDLLTFAKGVNSGYVPLGGVAISAEIAATFDQRPYPGGLTYSGHPLACASAVATMNAMAEERIVENAADIGERVIGPALREIAERHPSVGEVRGLGVFWALDLVKNKETREPLVPYNAAGAANAPMAEFAAACKRGGLWPFVNMNRTHVVPACTITEAEAKEGLAALDEALAAADAHTV, from the coding sequence GTGACCACGACGCCCTCCGCCTCCGCCGCCGACCCCGCCACCGGCGCGGCCGTCAAGGCCGCCGACCGCGCGCACGTCTTCCACTCCTGGTCCGCGCAGGGCCTGATCGACCCGCTGCCGATCGCCGGCGCCGAGGGCTCGTACTTCTGGGACTACGACGGCAACCGCTACCTCGACTTCTCCTCGCAGCTGGTCAACACCAACATCGGCCACCAGCACCCCAAGGTCGTCGCGGCGATCCAGGAGCAGGCCGCGAAGCTGTGCACCATCGCGCCCGGATTCGCCGTGGACGTACGGTCCGAGGCCGCCCGGCTGGTCGCCGAGCGCACTCCCGGCGACCTCGACAAGATCTTCTTCACCAACGGCGGCGCGGAGGCCGTGGAGAACGCGGTCCGCATGGCCCGGCTGCACACCGGCCGCGCCAAGGTGCTCTCCGCCTACCGCTCGTACCACGGCGCCACCGCCACCGCGATCAACCTGACCGGCGACCCCCGCCGCTGGCCCTCCGACACCGCCTCGGCCGGCGTGGTGCACTTCTGGGGCCCGTTCCTCTACCGCTCCGCCTTCCACGCCGAGACGCAGGAGCAGGAGTGCGAGCGCGCCCTCGCGCACCTGGAGCAGACCATCGCCTTCGAGGGACCGCAGTCGATCGCGGCGATCATCCTGGAGACCGTCCCCGGCACCGCCGGGATCATGGTCCCGCCGGCCGGCTACCTCGCCGGGGTCCGCGAGATCTGCGACCGCCACGGCATCGTCTTCATCCTCGACGAGGTCATGGCCGGCTTCGGCCGCACCGGCCACTGGTTCGCCGCCGACCACTTCGGTGTCACCCCCGACCTGCTGACCTTCGCCAAGGGCGTCAACTCCGGCTACGTCCCGCTGGGCGGCGTCGCGATCAGCGCCGAGATCGCCGCGACCTTCGACCAGCGCCCCTACCCGGGCGGGCTGACCTACTCCGGACACCCGCTGGCCTGCGCCTCCGCCGTCGCCACCATGAACGCGATGGCCGAGGAGCGGATCGTGGAGAACGCCGCCGACATCGGCGAGCGGGTCATCGGCCCCGCCCTGCGCGAGATCGCCGAGCGCCACCCGTCCGTCGGCGAGGTCCGCGGCCTGGGCGTCTTCTGGGCGCTCGACCTGGTCAAGAACAAGGAGACCCGCGAGCCGCTGGTCCCCTACAACGCCGCCGGCGCCGCCAACGCCCCGATGGCCGAATTCGCCGCGGCCTGCAAGCGCGGCGGCCTGTGGCCGTTCGTGAACATGAACCGGACGCATGTCGTCCCGGCCTGCACGATCACCGAGGCCGAGGCCAAGGAGGGCCTCGCCGCCCTCGACGAGGCCCTCGCGGCGGCCGACGCCCACACCGTCTGA
- a CDS encoding GntR family transcriptional regulator yields the protein MAAGGDSSVIRRSTLRQQIADALRDEVLAGRLPSGHPFTVKEIAEQYGVSATPVREALLDLCAQGLLDVEQHRGFKVHAFTADDFRAMVEARTLIIEGIFRSGADRALRDTPAGVLISIRRRADEAERAARGGDLDVLIGYDLRFWRELSSIVNNAYISDFLDRIRVQTWMFAVPLLRREPDLKGLLWHGHSALADSLLQHDLATAQRLIAEYNEHSLALVGTRG from the coding sequence ATGGCCGCCGGCGGAGACAGCTCAGTCATACGACGCAGCACCCTGCGCCAGCAGATCGCCGACGCGCTGCGCGACGAGGTCCTGGCCGGCCGGCTGCCGTCCGGCCACCCCTTCACCGTCAAGGAGATCGCCGAACAGTACGGCGTCTCCGCCACCCCCGTGCGCGAGGCGCTCCTCGACCTCTGTGCCCAGGGCCTGCTCGACGTCGAACAGCACCGCGGCTTCAAGGTGCACGCCTTCACCGCCGACGACTTCCGCGCCATGGTCGAGGCCCGCACCCTGATCATCGAGGGCATCTTCCGCAGCGGCGCCGACCGGGCGCTGCGGGACACCCCCGCCGGGGTCCTGATCTCCATCCGCCGCCGCGCCGACGAGGCCGAACGGGCCGCGCGGGGCGGCGACCTGGACGTCCTGATCGGCTACGACCTGCGGTTCTGGCGCGAGCTGAGCAGCATCGTGAACAACGCCTACATCAGCGATTTCCTCGACCGGATCCGCGTCCAGACCTGGATGTTCGCGGTCCCGCTGCTGCGCCGCGAACCCGACCTCAAGGGGCTGCTCTGGCACGGCCACAGCGCCCTGGCCGACTCTCTGCTCCAGCACGACCTGGCCACCGCCCAGCGGCTGATCGCCGAGTACAACGAGCACTCCCTCGCTCTCGTCGGAACGCGCGGCTAG